The Candidatus Jidaibacter acanthamoeba genome includes the window TTTGTAAAGCGGTGTCAAAGCTTTGAAATGAGGGAGAAAGCTAAAGATCCGAATTTTCAAATGAATGACCAACAAAGAAAAGCATTGAAACATATACTTACCTCTAAAGATAAAATTATAGCTATAGAAGGGTTGCCTGGTGTCGGAAAATCAACCGTGTTAAATGGGGTAAGAGATATTTCGGGAAGGAAATTTATCAGTCTTATCGGGTGGGGTGAAAAGTTTCAAGGTAATGCTCCAACTGCTTCAGCAGCTAAGACATTAAAAGAGTCTGCTAAGCTTAAGGAAAGTAACACCCTGCATAGCTTTTTAGGCAAGTATAACGGATATTTAGAAGGAAGAGGAACAAAAGAGTCTTTAGCTATTAAGAAAAGAGAATTTAAAAAGACAGTTTTGTTTTTAGATGAAAGCTCATTAGTTTCAACCAGGATTATGCATAGCTTACTAAAGTTACAAGATATGTTTGGATTAAAGCTGGTAATTACTGGCGGTACCGAGCAGCTAAATGCAGTTGAGGCAGGTAAGCCCTTTGAACAGATTTTATCAGTTATCCCTTCAATTAAGCTAAACCAAATAGTAAGACAAAAAAATAAACTTCATAAGGAAGCAATTATAGCTGCTGCGGAAGGAAATATTGATAAAACTTTTAAAGTACACGGCGATAGAATACAAAAAGCAGGTTATGATACGGAAAAGTTAGCTGAATCGGCTATTGGTTGGTATAAGGCTTTACCTAAGGAAACAAGGGAACAAACATTACTTACTGCTAATACTAGAAGGCTTAGAGATGAAATTAACGAGGGAATAAGAGAACGTTTAACCATATCAGGAGAGTTAAAAAAAGAAACAATGGAGTTCTCGGCTTTAAAGCAAATGGACTTTACTATTGCAGATCATAAGTTTGCTCCTTCATTTGGTAAAGGAAATATATTGAAATTTAACAAGAAATATAAAAATGGTATTAATGCAGGAGATTATTTAAAAGTCGTAAATATTAACGAACTAACAAATAGCTTAACATTAGAGAAGGGAGGAAGAAAGATTTTATACTATTTAAAGAAAGAAATTAATTATGAAAACAAGTTTGAAGTATTCCATGAGGTGAAACTACAGCTACAAGAAGGCCTTAAAATTAGATTTACTAAGAACAACAACCAACTTGGGTTGGTTAACTCTGAAACAGCTAAAATTGAAAAAATATATAAAGATAAGATAACGTTAAAACTGGAAGACGGTACGGTAAAAGAATTATCTAAAGAGCACTTGAAACATATAGATTACGGTTACTGTACTACCATACATGCGTCTCAAGGAAAAACAGTAAAAGATAGTATATCGGTACTTAATCATAATGAATGGCTTAATAACCAAAAAGCATGGTGTGTAGCTATTTCACGTCATAAAGAAAACTTTACTGCTTTAGTGCAGGATAAAGATAAGTTATATAAATGCTTATTGAACAATAAAGGAGACAGGTTGTCCGCTCTGGAATTAGTTTCAGGCAGTGATACAGAGCAGCCGCAAAAGGACTTGCAGATGAAGCATAATAATATTAAAATAGTAAGTAAAGGAATACAGATAGAAGCGTAAAGAATGAATACCAGAGAAAAGTTATGTAAGAAAATTGATAACTCAAGATACTTAGGAAAGATAAGCAAAAAAGTACTTAAGTGGATTGTTATGAGTTTGAACAATAACCAACAAGTTAATTATCGTCATTTTGATTATTTAAAATCACATTCTTCTTATTCATCTTTTATAGAAGGGTATTCTATTCAAGGATTACATTCTGAAAATAGCATAGTAAGTTCATATTCTCATCAGTCTCCTAATATTCATTTAGATATTCAAAATTGCGGTATTCAAGGAAATTTATATAATCCTAATAATTATAATCATCTTTAATAAATACTTATGTATTAGGTAGGCGTCTAAATAACTAAGTAAAATACTTAAAGAGACAGGCTCCAAAGTAATATATCCTAAAAACATAATAAATATTTAATATTACATTAAAATTATTAATAAAAAAGATCTTGTTTAATTTTTAGAAATTATAAAAGTTATTTCTACAACTATAATAATTTTAGGTTAAAAAGTTAACTTAATTTAAATAAATAAGTTTACATGAATAGTTCTAAACTTTTAAAGCTTAAAATATAAAGTAATAGGTAGGAAATATAAATGCTAGAAAGGAATCATGAAATTATAATTTCTAAGTTAAAACAGTATTACCAAAACTTTAGATACCTTAATAATCTAGTAAGAAAAAACCAGCTAGTTACAGAGAGCTTTATAAACCTTGCTATACTTAAAAAACAAACTGTTGATGAGAAAGAGAGGTTATTAAGGGAGATACAGCTAAAGGAAGCGGATTATGGTAGGATAGCAAAGATTAGAGATGAAAGGATAGAAACTTATGAATCAGTACATGAAGATAAAGTAGCAATAGATATTGAGAGTTTATTTGATAAAAGGGCAAGTAAGGAAATTAAGAAATTAGCAATATATGGTAGAGCAGGGGTAGGTAAAAGCACATTGTGTCAATACATAGCTGTGAGGTGGAGTGAAGAAAAAATATGGAATGGTAAGTATAAAGCAATAATATGGTTACCCCTTAGAGAAGTAGTATCTGAGCTGGAAGGTCAAAAAGAGAAATTACTTTTAGCAAGTATAATAAGGAAGCATTGTATTGCGGGAAGAGAAAGAAATAAGCCTAGTATAGAAGACATAGATGATTTTTTAGGGGATTTTAGTAATGTTTTATTCTTGTTAGATGGTTATGACGAAATAGCTCCCATAATAGATAGAGAAAACAAACTAAAACAATTATTAAAAGAGATATTAATAGATCAAAATAGCAACTTAATAATTACATCACGCACAACTAGTAAGATTACACAAGTAGGAAATATACCGATTAATATTGATGAGGAATTGGAAAATATAGGATTTGATAGCAATAATATAATAAGTTATATCAATAAGTTTATGCCTTTAGGTAAGAAAGAGGCAATGCTAAATTTTTTAAAGAATAATAAAAACATATGGGGAATAGCACATACTCCAATTAATTTAGAGTTAATATGCTATGCATGGGAAGACCTAAGGAGAGAAGAAAGTTATACAATGAGTAAATTGTATAAGGTGATAAGTGGAAAGCTACTTAGGAGATATCTAGCCAAAAATAGTGGTAAAGAATTTATGGGGGAAGAAGCTGAAGAAGTAGGACTAAATGAATGGGAGGAGTGTAGGGAATTAGTATTAAAGCTAGAAGAACTAGCTATAGAGGGCATGAAGAGAAATGAGGTAGTAATAAGTAAAGAAGTCGTAGCTAGAGTATTAGGAAGAGAAACTAAAGAGGTTCTTAAGACAGGAATAATAAAAAATATTGGCGAAGAAATAATTTTTCTACATTTAACCTTTCAAGAATATTTTGCAGCAAGATACATAGCAAGAAGTATTAAAGAAATAGGTAGCCCTAGGTTTAAGGAAGCGGTCGACCTGATAATGAAGCATAAATATACTCCATACTATGAGGTTATGTGGTGGTATGTTGCAGGAGTATTGTATGATAGATGTAAACTAAGTAGGGATTATGTGCCACTTATTTGGTTCTGGCATTTAATAGAAACAGAACCTAGAGAGCTTATTGGTATTAGGCATGTATGCTTGCAAGTAAGGTGCTTAGATGAGTGTGAAGTTGATACTAAAATTAATATACATAACAAGCTGCTCACTAATATTGAAAACTTGGTTACTAATAATTGGTATGATAATTTTTTAATAGAAAAACTAAGATTAAGCCCTAATATATTGAAAAATATATTACATATATATACTAGCAAATTAGATGATGAAGAAGTATCTGCTGCGCAAGCTATAATTAACTTTGGTAATGTAGAAAGTAAATTATTAGTTCGTGCAATTTTAGTATGTACAGGTTCCTACGAAGTGCAGTCAATATTAGAAGAATCGTCAGAAGCATTAACAATTATTGCAGCAAATGAAAAAAATATAATTTTTAATTTAATAAATACTTTAAAAGAAATTATTTTAGATAATACTAGTGAAGTTAGATTAAAAAATATAACTAATCTAATAATTTTATTAGGAAAAAAAAATGTTGAAATAAAAGATTATATTAAAAGTGTTTTGGTTGAATTACTAAATAGTAATGAGAAAAGTATTCAATCTATAGCAATTGTTATACTATCGGAATTTAGTCAAATACAAGATGAAAAGTTAAAAATACTGCTAAGCAATCCTAATAAAGTACAATTATCTAAAGAAATACTAAACTATTTATTGCATTGTATAAGTGAAGAAGAAAAATCATTTGCAGCATTATGCAGGACATATGAAATAGTTTTGAATAAAGATGATAAAAGAACGACTAATATAGAGAGTGTTTTTCCTTATAAATTTATAAAATTAAAATATAATGAAATTAAATATATTATAGAAAAACTTGAAGAAAGTTTATTGTCTAATAATGAAGACTCTAAATGTGCAGTAATTGAAACCATTGATCAATTAAAACAATTACAACAAGATACATTTAAAAAGGGGCTATCATATTTACAACGACTTTTATTTAATAAAAATCATATAACTAGAATACAAGCAGCATACGCTCTTTTAGATTTAGAGGAAACACCAGTTGAAACAAGTAAATATTCAGTACAAGTGTTAATTAAAATATTATCAAATAAAGTTAATATAATGTTTACAAGTATAATAGATATATTACATATGCGAGCCTTAAAGAATGATAATATGCTTAATTTCATTCAACAAGAATTATACAAAACAATATTAATTCTTTTTAATTCTGAACAACACGCAATGGGTGTAAAAATCGGAGAAACTTTAAGACAGATTGGAACTGATGAGTATGTTAATAAATTAGCAGATTTATTAAATTGGTTATTAAATGGTGCAAATGATATAGAAAAAGAAAAATATATAGACCTTGAAACAAAAATGAGAGCAATTGATGTATTGTGTAGATGTAAGCAAGTACCAACCGCGTCACTAACTAGTACCATACAATTTTTTAAAATATTTTTTAAGTTTTGTAGTGAAACTGACCTCATTAGTTCAGCTATTTTTACTATGGAAAATATTTGTATCACAAGACCAGAGTTTAGATCCGAACTAGTTGAAATCCTTACTACCGCACTAAAAAATAAGGATATCAGGTGTTTAGCAGCACATAGTTTAGTAAAGTTAAACGAAGTAAATAGCCAAAATTTTTTCTTAATATTACAGGAAGTAATTGAAGGAATTAATTATGAATGGGAAATAAATACAGAGAGTATAGAAAAACTATTAAGTACAGAATGGAGATTGTTAGCTTTAAATGCATTATCTTTACTGAACAACGAACTTATAGAAAGTGCGTCCTTCTCATTATTAACAATTTTAGAATGTTTTAAAATAAGTAAAAATATTCAATGGCTCCAAGATTTTTTAGTGAACACTTTAGAACAAAAAGCATATCTTTTTGTTCAAGAAGATAAGTTGTTTTTATATAGTAATAATACAAAAAAACAAATCACTTTTAATAAGCAATTAATATCAATAGTACTTGAAGAGCTTAAAAAGCAAGCTATAGAATTTGGATTGCCTATTGAGGTGTATAACCACTACTTAGGACAAGATTCTTTAGGTTTTAAAGATAAATTATTAAAAGAACAAACAGTATTACATAAAGCGGCAGAGATTGAAGATTTAAAAACAATAGAAGCAATATTAGCGCAAAGTAAAATAGATATAAATGACCAAAATAATGAATTCAAAATAACTCCTTTAATTTTAGCAGCCCAAACACTTCATTGGAGAGCAGTTAAATTACTGGTCGAAAAAGGAGCTGATATTAACCGATACTATTTGCCAAAAAAGGGCGCACCACGCAATGTGATTGATGAGCTGTTGTATATATATAAATTACATTTAAATGATATTGATTATTATGAAGGTGTATATACGTTACTAAAAAGACAGCAAACTACAGAAGGTAATCAAGATAATATACAATGTATAGATGAAGAGACTAGTAAAATTTTAATTAAAGCAATACAAGAAGGAAATTCAAATAACTTAAAAAAATTATTAGAGGGTTTAAACCTAAACTATTATATTGATAGTGAAAATAATACTCTTTTATTATATGCAATTAGACATAAATCTAATATAGAAGTTATTAAACTACTACTTAGAAAAGGAGCATCGGTTACACAAAATAACAGCCAAAGAGAAAATGCCATAAGTACTTGTAAAAAATCAATTGATATTCTCAAAGGCAGAATTATTGAGGAAGAATTTATAGGAATAATAGGTTATCTTATTGAGAAACGTAAGCCTGTAGATAAATTACATTTAGATAATTTACTAAGTAGATTTTTTAAATATTCAAACCAATCTGAACAACTTATATATAATACAATAAATGAACTTCTGGGAAGAAATAACATACAAGGTATAATTGAAAACAATTCTAACAAATATGCGCAATATTTAATAAATGCAGTAAATTTAAAAATTGAGCATGGTAAAGAATTTATACCTGAGTCATCAGATAAGCTTGAAATGTTGAGTATACGGATATTTATATACTTTAATTACCTAGCAAAGTTAATTATATTTAATGAAGGTAACAAAGAAAAGATTAAAAATATATCTAGTGAAATTTTAAATATATTAGAAACTTATAATAATAAAAGAATAGTGGCATTATATGATCAAAGAGTTCCAAACACAAATGACAGAGTTTTTAATTTTTTAAAAGGGTATCAAGCTCAAAATATATACAACCAAGTTAAGTTACTAGAGGTAGGGCAAGAATACAGTTGTGCGAGTGGTTATACCAACTTAGAGCAAACGGGAGGGCATGCAATATATGTTAGCTTTGTAAAGATAGATGAAGAGCAAGTTATAATAAGAATAGATAACCGGTGGCTTAGAGGCAGTGGGTTAGATCAAAAACTTCATGGGAAGGCTCCTTGGGTAATTAATGATAATCCGCCTAGAATAAAGCCTTATTTGTTGGTAATAAGCTCTTTAAATGATAATTTAAAAATATATATAGAAAATATATTACTTGCTAATTCAAATCGTGCAATATCTGTACAGCATGCTATAAAATTAATATATAGTTTTCCTAATAATTCTAACATTTCAAAAGATGAGCAAGAGACTTACTCAAAAGATTGGCCATATCAAGTTAAACAAGAAGAGAGCTATAATTGCGTATTAAGTAGCCATAATTTTGGAGTCATGATTAGAAGAGGAAGAGAACTGTATAATGAGTTACATAGAGAAGAAAAAAGCTATGCTTACGGTAAATCAGAATTTAATGTCATTATCGAACCACAAGATATTCAGAAGCAAATTTCTCTTCTAACAACACATGTAGAAAGATTATCAATTCAAAAGCCTAAATCAAAAGAATTAGACAAATTAGAAAATGAACTAAAAAATAATTCTACTACATTAAGTAAAGAAAGTAAGGAAGTATTAAAAAAACTACTAAGTGAAATCTCCGATTTAAGTAATAAAGAAAAGAGCTCAATTATATATAGCACAATAAAGAAACAAATGCTTGGAGATAAAGGGCAAGATATTCATAATATATCTATTCAGATAACTTCTAAAACAAAAGGTGTGATTAATAAATTTGTAAAGGCCTGTTTTGATTCAAAACTTTTAAATAGTAATTTTGAACCTCCATACGATAAGTCAGCAACATTTGTAATAAAAGGTGAAGAACTACTGAGATATTCTCAAAACATAGAAATAAATTTTGACACCCCAGTTGAGAAGGTATAACTAAAAATAGATGCTATAAGTTTATAATCCTTATAAATTTTAAAAGTATGTACATACATGTACACACACTTCTAAACCTTTAGAAACCTAAGCTAAGCCTAATTGTATAGACGCGTATACACACATTAAGAAAATTAAACAACTACATGTATATACATGAGTAACTCTAGATTATACCTGGCTTACAGCCGATGCACCTATGGGTGCGATTGGTGTGATCAGGATTTTTAGTCCTGATTTCTTTTTCGGCTATGCCGTCGTCCTTTAAAGTAGGGTATTAACTAGAGTAATTGTTAGTAGTTACCAAGATAAATAAAATTAAGCCCTAGTGGCGATTGAACGAATTAGAAAGAACAAGATAAAGAGATAAGATAAGGCTAAAAGCCTTATCCAGAGTATGGCTTTGATTTTAAGTTACGAATTGCTTCAATTTCTTTGTGTATTCTTACGTAATTTGGATGTAAAATAGCTTCTATTAATACGTATTTGGTTCCCACGTCATCATGCCAATCGCCTGTATAGTTGTTAATTAGAGAATATTGCCATTGAACATAATCGGCGATAATTAGCAGTTGTTGATTGAAGAGTGTACAAACCTTTCGGGTATACTTGCAAAAGCCGCTTGAGTCACCTACAAGCGCATAATTGTTATCAATCACTTTAACAGTATGGTTATGAGTAATATTGTTTTCTAATATCCTTAAAATTCTACTTTCCATTTCGTAATCATTTGAATCCAATTCAAAAAGCACTTTTTCAACTTTGTTATAATGATGTAAGTTTTTCATGGTTTAAACTCCTTCTTATTAATTGCATAAGCGACTGAGCACTTGTTATGAGCGAATATGGCAACCCCCCACCCGGCCTGAGAGAGAGTAGCGAACGAAGGGTTGGAGCGGGCAGGGGG containing:
- a CDS encoding ATP-dependent RecD-like DNA helicase, with the translated sequence FVKRCQSFEMREKAKDPNFQMNDQQRKALKHILTSKDKIIAIEGLPGVGKSTVLNGVRDISGRKFISLIGWGEKFQGNAPTASAAKTLKESAKLKESNTLHSFLGKYNGYLEGRGTKESLAIKKREFKKTVLFLDESSLVSTRIMHSLLKLQDMFGLKLVITGGTEQLNAVEAGKPFEQILSVIPSIKLNQIVRQKNKLHKEAIIAAAEGNIDKTFKVHGDRIQKAGYDTEKLAESAIGWYKALPKETREQTLLTANTRRLRDEINEGIRERLTISGELKKETMEFSALKQMDFTIADHKFAPSFGKGNILKFNKKYKNGINAGDYLKVVNINELTNSLTLEKGGRKILYYLKKEINYENKFEVFHEVKLQLQEGLKIRFTKNNNQLGLVNSETAKIEKIYKDKITLKLEDGTVKELSKEHLKHIDYGYCTTIHASQGKTVKDSISVLNHNEWLNNQKAWCVAISRHKENFTALVQDKDKLYKCLLNNKGDRLSALELVSGSDTEQPQKDLQMKHNNIKIVSKGIQIEA
- a CDS encoding ankyrin repeat domain-containing protein encodes the protein MLERNHEIIISKLKQYYQNFRYLNNLVRKNQLVTESFINLAILKKQTVDEKERLLREIQLKEADYGRIAKIRDERIETYESVHEDKVAIDIESLFDKRASKEIKKLAIYGRAGVGKSTLCQYIAVRWSEEKIWNGKYKAIIWLPLREVVSELEGQKEKLLLASIIRKHCIAGRERNKPSIEDIDDFLGDFSNVLFLLDGYDEIAPIIDRENKLKQLLKEILIDQNSNLIITSRTTSKITQVGNIPINIDEELENIGFDSNNIISYINKFMPLGKKEAMLNFLKNNKNIWGIAHTPINLELICYAWEDLRREESYTMSKLYKVISGKLLRRYLAKNSGKEFMGEEAEEVGLNEWEECRELVLKLEELAIEGMKRNEVVISKEVVARVLGRETKEVLKTGIIKNIGEEIIFLHLTFQEYFAARYIARSIKEIGSPRFKEAVDLIMKHKYTPYYEVMWWYVAGVLYDRCKLSRDYVPLIWFWHLIETEPRELIGIRHVCLQVRCLDECEVDTKINIHNKLLTNIENLVTNNWYDNFLIEKLRLSPNILKNILHIYTSKLDDEEVSAAQAIINFGNVESKLLVRAILVCTGSYEVQSILEESSEALTIIAANEKNIIFNLINTLKEIILDNTSEVRLKNITNLIILLGKKNVEIKDYIKSVLVELLNSNEKSIQSIAIVILSEFSQIQDEKLKILLSNPNKVQLSKEILNYLLHCISEEEKSFAALCRTYEIVLNKDDKRTTNIESVFPYKFIKLKYNEIKYIIEKLEESLLSNNEDSKCAVIETIDQLKQLQQDTFKKGLSYLQRLLFNKNHITRIQAAYALLDLEETPVETSKYSVQVLIKILSNKVNIMFTSIIDILHMRALKNDNMLNFIQQELYKTILILFNSEQHAMGVKIGETLRQIGTDEYVNKLADLLNWLLNGANDIEKEKYIDLETKMRAIDVLCRCKQVPTASLTSTIQFFKIFFKFCSETDLISSAIFTMENICITRPEFRSELVEILTTALKNKDIRCLAAHSLVKLNEVNSQNFFLILQEVIEGINYEWEINTESIEKLLSTEWRLLALNALSLLNNELIESASFSLLTILECFKISKNIQWLQDFLVNTLEQKAYLFVQEDKLFLYSNNTKKQITFNKQLISIVLEELKKQAIEFGLPIEVYNHYLGQDSLGFKDKLLKEQTVLHKAAEIEDLKTIEAILAQSKIDINDQNNEFKITPLILAAQTLHWRAVKLLVEKGADINRYYLPKKGAPRNVIDELLYIYKLHLNDIDYYEGVYTLLKRQQTTEGNQDNIQCIDEETSKILIKAIQEGNSNNLKKLLEGLNLNYYIDSENNTLLLYAIRHKSNIEVIKLLLRKGASVTQNNSQRENAISTCKKSIDILKGRIIEEEFIGIIGYLIEKRKPVDKLHLDNLLSRFFKYSNQSEQLIYNTINELLGRNNIQGIIENNSNKYAQYLINAVNLKIEHGKEFIPESSDKLEMLSIRIFIYFNYLAKLIIFNEGNKEKIKNISSEILNILETYNNKRIVALYDQRVPNTNDRVFNFLKGYQAQNIYNQVKLLEVGQEYSCASGYTNLEQTGGHAIYVSFVKIDEEQVIIRIDNRWLRGSGLDQKLHGKAPWVINDNPPRIKPYLLVISSLNDNLKIYIENILLANSNRAISVQHAIKLIYSFPNNSNISKDEQETYSKDWPYQVKQEESYNCVLSSHNFGVMIRRGRELYNELHREEKSYAYGKSEFNVIIEPQDIQKQISLLTTHVERLSIQKPKSKELDKLENELKNNSTTLSKESKEVLKKLLSEISDLSNKEKSSIIYSTIKKQMLGDKGQDIHNISIQITSKTKGVINKFVKACFDSKLLNSNFEPPYDKSATFVIKGEELLRYSQNIEINFDTPVEKV